AACTCTTTAGGAATGTTAAGATGTTTTGCTAAATCCCAAAGCTGGGTTTTATATAAATCACCTATGGGATTTATTGCCGAAGCAGAATCTCCGAACAAAGTCGAGTAGCCAAGAAGTATTTCCGATTTATTACTCGTCCCTATTACAAGTGCATTTTCCTTTGCTGACTGGTCATATAAAATTATCATTCTTGCGCGAGCCATCATATTTCCTTTGCGCATATTTGTGATGTCCTTATCATTCGTGTTTTTGATAAAGGCATCTACCATATCGGTAATTTCAATTTTTTCGTGCGGGACTTTCAAATCGTTCACGACTCGCATTGCATCAATGACAGATTCCTTGCTGCTGGTTTTGTAAGGCATAAGAATGCACTTAACATTCTCCGCTCCGAAGGCACGGACAGCAAGATAAGTTGAGACGGCAGAATCTATTCCGCCGGAAAGACCGATGACGGCTTTTTTAAGACCTATCTTATATGTTTCATTTCGCAAAAACTCTGTCAGGAGTTTTTCAACAATTACATTATTTA
The genomic region above belongs to Bacteroidota bacterium and contains:
- a CDS encoding NAD+ synthase, which translates into the protein MKLNNVIVEKLLTEFLRNETYKIGLKKAVIGLSGGIDSAVSTYLAVRAFGAENVKCILMPYKTSSKESVIDAMRVVNDLKVPHEKIEITDMVDAFIKNTNDKDITNMRKGNMMARARMIILYDQSAKENALVIGTSNKSEILLGYSTLFGDSASAINPIGDLYKTQLWDLAKHLNIPKELIEKQPSADLWEGQSDENELGFTYKKVDEFLFQKIDERRTNEEIEAMGFEKEFIERVNKMIHRNQFKRLPPLIAKVMNRTVNVDFRYNRDWMT